GAAACCCGCCCGTGGCTGCAGGGCGCGCGCCTGACCATGTACGAGCTGGTGCGCGACGGCATACCGGCCCAGTTGATCGCCGACTCGGCGGCGGCCTACCTGATGCGTTCGGGGGCCGTGCAGTGGGTGATCGTGGGTGCCGACCGCATCGCGGCCAACGGCGACACGGCGAACAAGATCGGCACGTACCAGCTGGCGATTGCCGCGCGCCACCACGGCGTGAAGTTCATGGTCGTCGCGCCGTCGTCGACGGTCGACATGGCCACCGCTGACGGCGCTGGCATCGAGATCGAGCTGCGTGACGCCAGCGAGCTGCTCGGCGTCAGCGGTACGCGCACGGTGGTTGACGGCGCTTCCGCGTGGAACCCGGTATTCGATGTCACGCCCAGTTCCCTGATCGATGCCATCGTGACCGAGCGGGGCATCATCGAGCGTCCGGACCGCAAGAGCATGGCCGCCGTGTTCCGTCCCGGCGCGGCGGAATAGGCGACCGGCACAGCCACTATCGACCGTGCGGCAATTCCTGCTCTTCTGCATCGGCGGCGTCATCGGCTTCGTGGTCGATGCCGGCGTGCTGCGCGTCCTGGTTGGCGGATTCGGCTGGGACGCGTACCTGGCGCGCCTGCTCTCGTTCCTGTGCGCCGCCACGGCGACCTGGCTGTACAACCGCAACCATACCTTCCGGCAGGAGCGGAACTACGGGCTGCTCGGCGAGTGGGCGCGCTACCTGTTTGCGATGTGTGGCGGATTTGTCGTGAACTATGGCATTTATGCCTTTCTTTACTATGCCTCACCACTGGTGCGCCTGTATCCGGAACTGGGCGTGGCCGCCGGTTCGATCGGCGGGCTGGCGGTGAATTTCGCCACGTCGCGCTGGTGGATCTATCGCCGGCAACGCGCTGGTTGAGGCGTCATGTGACACTTCGCCGGCTTCACTTGGCCAGGGCGAAGGTCTGCGTGGTGTATTCGGCCAGATGCCCATCGTGGCCGCGGGTTGAAATCGCGGCGGAATAGGTGCCGGCCGGCAGCTGGGACGCGGCGAAATCCAGGCTGAGCTCCCCGAATCCCCGTGCCGTCAGCCCTTCGAAGCGCCGCCGCGTGCCATCGGGCCAGGTCAGGTCGATGACGTAGTCGCGCACACTCTGTGCCGTCTCCGCGCTGAGCGTCACGGCAA
This genomic stretch from Tahibacter amnicola harbors:
- a CDS encoding GtrA family protein, giving the protein MRQFLLFCIGGVIGFVVDAGVLRVLVGGFGWDAYLARLLSFLCAATATWLYNRNHTFRQERNYGLLGEWARYLFAMCGGFVVNYGIYAFLYYASPLVRLYPELGVAAGSIGGLAVNFATSRWWIYRRQRAG